A genomic stretch from Candidatus Sysuiplasma jiujiangense includes:
- the twy1 gene encoding 4-demethylwyosine synthase TYW1, with the protein MDSQRKAVLEKQHYKVVGEHSAVKVCHWTRESMIHDRGCYKQSFYGIASHRCMQMTPAVNQCSENCQFCWRFQDFQEDHIDVEDDPSFILEKSIEAQKKLMSGYKGDPRCTLTKWEESQSPKHVAISLTGEPTAYSRLGEYIELCHRNGMTTFLVTNGTNPDVLRKLNPLPTQLYVTVAAPTREIFTKICAPIRSNAWEQLMETLELLPSLNTRKVIRHTLVKDWTMGFEETYAALDSVAKPHFIESKGYVHVGYSRERLSIRNMPSHEEIKGFANTLGKLLGNYRIQSEREDSRVVLLVRDGVNRWLPGLERPVEEEIRYNRARKQVTA; encoded by the coding sequence ATGGATTCCCAAAGAAAGGCTGTGCTTGAAAAGCAGCATTACAAGGTGGTGGGTGAACACAGCGCTGTAAAGGTATGCCACTGGACCAGGGAGAGCATGATACATGACAGGGGGTGCTACAAGCAGAGTTTTTACGGCATTGCGTCGCACAGATGCATGCAGATGACGCCTGCGGTTAACCAGTGCTCGGAAAACTGCCAGTTCTGCTGGCGATTCCAGGATTTCCAGGAGGATCATATCGATGTCGAGGATGACCCGTCGTTCATACTGGAAAAGTCGATAGAGGCGCAGAAGAAACTGATGAGCGGGTACAAGGGGGATCCGAGATGCACGCTCACGAAATGGGAGGAATCCCAGTCGCCAAAGCATGTTGCCATTTCCCTGACTGGAGAACCGACGGCCTATTCGCGCCTCGGAGAGTACATTGAGCTATGCCACAGAAACGGAATGACTACCTTTCTTGTAACGAACGGTACCAACCCGGACGTGCTGAGGAAACTGAACCCGCTGCCTACCCAGCTTTATGTCACTGTTGCGGCACCCACCAGGGAGATTTTCACCAAGATCTGCGCTCCCATACGATCGAATGCATGGGAGCAGCTCATGGAAACACTGGAGCTGCTACCGTCTCTCAACACCAGGAAAGTAATAAGGCATACCCTGGTAAAGGACTGGACAATGGGTTTTGAGGAAACATATGCTGCCCTGGACAGCGTTGCCAAGCCGCATTTCATCGAATCCAAGGGATACGTCCACGTCGGCTATTCGAGGGAAAGACTGTCGATAAGGAACATGCCATCCCATGAGGAGATAAAGGGATTTGCAAACACGCTCGGAAAACTCCTCGGAAATTACCGGATTCAGAGTGAGAGAGAGGATTCACGCGTCGTTCTCCTGGTAAGAGATGGCGTAAACAGATGGCTCCCGGGGCTTGAAAGACCTGTGGAGGAAGAAATAAGATACAACAGGGCAAGGAAACAAGTTACTGCATGA